CGCTGGCCGGGCGACACGTACGTCTTCACGCGCCCGCCCCGCGCAGCGCCAGCAGCTGCGCCGCGTGCAGGGCCGCCGCGACCGTGGACGCACTCCCGATCAGCGTCCCGTCCCGCAGCCCCGCCAGCACCTGCGCGGGCGGCAGCCACAGCACCTCGATCCCCTCCTCGTCCTCGTCGTGCGGCAGCTTGCTCTCCCGGAGGTTCGTCGCCTCGAACACGTACAGGAACTCGTCGCAGAACCCAGGGCTGGCATAGAAGCGCGTGAACAGCGTCACGTCGCCGTCCAGACCCGCTTCCTCCTGCAACTCACGCCGCGCCGCCTGCTCGGGCGTCTCGCCGGGATCGATCAGCCCGGCCGGGGCCTCTACGGTAAACGCGCCCACCGCGCGGCGCTCCTGGCGGACCAGCAGCATCTCCCCGGCGTCGTTCAGGGCCAGGACCGCCACCGCGTCCGCGTGGCGCACCACCTCCCACCTGCCGTCCAGGAGTTCCAGGCGCACGATCCGCCCGTCATACACCACCCTCGTCTCACCTGTCGTCTCGCCGGTCATCTTCCGGCAACTGTAATGCACCCGCCCCCACGCGGTCATAGACTGCGCGCATGTTCACCCGCCCCGACCTGGAAGCGCGCGAGGCCGCCACGCTGGCCCCCACCGCCACCCTCAGCCGCGACCACGGCGGACGCGAACACGCAGAAGCCGAAAGCGAGACCCGCACCGCCTTCCAGAAGGACCGCGACCGGGTGCTGCACACCACCGCCTTCCGCCGCCTGGAGGCCAAGACGCAGGTGTTCCTCTCGGCCGCCGGGGACCACTACCGCACCCGCCTGACCCACACCCTGGAGGTGCAGCAGGTCGCCCGCAGCGTCGCCCTGAGCCTCGGCCTGAACGAAACGCTCGCCGAGACCATCGCCCTCGCCCACGACCTCGGGCACCCGCCGTTCGGGCACGCCGGGGAACGCGTCCTGAACCAGCTGCTGGCCGACGAGGGCGGCTTCAACCACAACCTCCAGGCGCGGCGGATCGTCACGCTGCTCGAACACCCCAAGAGCGAGTACCCCGGCCTGAACCTCACCCGCGACACCCTGGACGGCCTGAACAAACACCACCGCGCGGGCCTGGGCCAGCCCAGCCTGGAAGCGCAGGTCGTGGACGCCGCCGACGCCCTCGCGTACACCGCGCACGACCTCGACGACGGCCTGCGCAGCGGCCTCATCACCCCCCACCAGCTGAACGAACTGCCCCTGTGGACCGAACTCACCCGCCGCGCCGGACTGCACGGGCACGACCTGAGCGAACAGGGCCGCCGCACCCTGCACCGCCAGCTGCTCGGCTGGCTGATCCGCGACCTCACGCACGCCAGCCACGCCAGCATCACGGCCAGCGGCGTCACCACCCCCGCCGAGGTCCGCGCCTGGCCCACCCGCCTCATCACCTACAGCCCCGACATGCGCGACCTGCTGCGCGATGCGGGCACCTTCCTGCGCGAGAACCTCTACCGCCACTGGCGCGTCGAGATGCAGGTCGAACAGGCCACCCAGGTCCTCCACGGCCTGTACCACGCCCTGATGAACCGCCCCAGCATGCTTCCCCCCACCTACCGCGCCCTGGCCGCCAGCGAAGGCCAGCCGCGCGCTACCTGCGACTACCTCAGCGGCATGACCGACCGCTACGCGCTGGACACGCACGCTGGCATCACCCCCGGAGGCACCCCCGCCCTCTGGCCCCGCTGACCCACCCCGACCACAACAGGTGTTGACAGAGTGAAGACCCCCTGATACATTTATGCCCGCCTGCCCGAGAGGACAGCGCGAAGAACAACCGGTGCGCGGGTGTAGCTCAGCTGGTTAGAGCGCACGCCTGATAAGCGTGAGGTCCCCAGTTCAAGTCTGGGCATCCGCACCAAAGAGAAACCCCGTCAGTGACGGGGTTCTTTCGTTTTGTCTGGGCGTGGGTCTAAGCGGTCACGCTGCCTGCGCCCACGCTTTCGCCCAGCACGGTGCGGATCACGTCGCTGATCGTCACGACGCCCAGCAGGTCCCCGTCCTGAGTGATGACCGGCAGGCCGTGCACGTCCAGGTCCAGCATGCGCGTCAGTGCGTCCCGCATGGGAACGCTCTCGGTGACGTACCCGGTCGGGGGGCGCATCAGGTCGGCGGTCATGAGGTCACCCAGGAAGAACTGATCGGCCAGGACGGTGGGGCCGTGCGTCGCCCCGGCGCGGTCCACGGCGGCCAGCAGGTCCTTCTCGTGCAGCACGCCGCGCAACTGGGTGCCCTGCACCACTGGCAGGACGTGCAGTCGCGTGACCTTCAGCGTGGCGGCGGCCTCGCTGGCGGGCGTGCCGGGCGTGACCGTCACGACGTCACGGGTCATGTGCTGGTCCACCGCGCCCCAGTGCAGGCGCGCGGCGCGGCCCTCGGCACGCAGGACGTCGGTCAGGGTCAGCATGCCGCGCAGTTCGCCGTCCTCGTCCACGACGGGCAGGCCACCCACGCGCCGGTCCAGCATCATCCGCAGTGCCGCGGTCAGGGCCGCGTCGGGCGTGACGGTCAGCACCGGGCGTCGCATGATGTCCCGCGCCCGCACGCGCCCCACGCGGTCCGCGAACGCCCACGGGGTCAGGCCCTCGGTCAGGGTGGGCAGCGCGCGGCAGACCTCGCCGTCCGTGACGATCCCCACCACGCGGCCGTCCTGTACGACGGGCAGGCGCTTGACGCGCAGTTCCTGCATGGTGACCACGGCGTCCGTCAGGGTGCTGTGGGTCGAGAGTGTGACCGCGCGGGGGTGCATGGCGTCCTTCACGAGCAGGGGGGTGGTCATGGTGAAACCTCCTGCCCACAGGGTCAGCCCGGCGCGTTACGGGGGCATTACGGGTTCAGCCCGCCGGGGCGCGTGGGGCGACCGGCGGGCTGACGCGATGGGTTCAGATCAGGCTGAGTTCGCTGCCCTCGCCGAGGTGCGCGAGGTGTTCGGGCAGGTTGCCGGGGCGGTCCATGACGATCTGCTCGGCCTTGTAGGAGGAGCGCACCAGGGGGCCGCTGACGACTTCCAGGAAGCCGAGACTCATGGCTTCCTCGCGGATCTCGTCGAATTCGGCGGGGGAGACGTAGCGCTCGACGGGCAGGTGGTGCATGGTGGGGCGCAGGTACTGCCCGAAGGTGAGGACGTCCACGCCGGCGTCGCGGCAGTCGCGCATGGTTTCGCGGAGTTCCTCGCGGGTTTCGCCCAGCCCGAGCATGATGCTGGTCTTGGTGATGACGTCCGGGCGGGCCTGCTTGGCATGCGCGAGGACTTTCAGGGTCTGGTCGTAGTCGGCGCGGATGTCGCGGACGGGGTGGGTGAGGCGGCGGACCGTTTCGAGGTTCTGCGCGTAGGTGTCCACGCCGCTGTCGAGGACCAGGTCCACGCAGTGGGTGTTGCCGCCGAAGTCGGGGGTGAGGGCCTCGACGCGCGTTTCGGGGTTGAGTTTCTTGATGGCCTGGACGGTCTTGGCGAAGTGGTACGCGCCGCCGTCCGGCAGGTCGTCGCGGTCCACGCTGGTCAGCACGACGTACTTCAGGCCCATGAGCCGCACGCTCTCGGCGACGCCCTGGGGTTCGTCGAGGTCGAGTTTGCCCATGGGGTTGCCGGTGTCCACGGCGCAGAAGCGGCAGGCGCGGGTGCAGATGTGGCCCATGAGCATGAAGGTGGCGGTGCCGCGGCTCCAGCATTCGCCGATGTTGGGGCACATGGCTTCCTCGCACACGGTGTGCAGGCGGTGTTCTTTGACGATCTTGCGGACTTCCGTGAAGACCTGCCCGGTGGGGATGGTGACTTTCAGCCACTCGGGTTTCTTGTCGCGGACCGGGACGCTGTCCTTGCGGTAGATGCCGTTCTTGATGAACTTGGGTTCCTTGGTCTCGTGGGTCATGGGTTCAGCTCCCGGCTGCCGCGGGGGTGGGCAGCGTCCAGTCGTACTGGGCGAAGGTGGTGTGGAAGGCGCGCGTCAGGGCGTCTTTGGCCTCTGTCATGCTGGCCGTTCTGTGCAGGCCGCGCAGGTCGTACTCGCGCTGCACGCTGGTCATGTGCGTCTGCGTCAGGCCGCACGGGACGATCAGGTCGAAGTGCTGCAGGTTCGCGTTCACGTTCAGCGCGAGGCCGTGCAGGGCGACGTGCCGCTGCACCGCGACGCCGAACGACGCGATCTTCTGATCGTACGTCAGGCCGTTCACGTCTCTCTCGGTGACGTACACGCCCGCGTAGCCGGGGTTGGGGCGGGCGTCCTCCAGGCCCAGGTCGTGCAGGGCCGTGATGGTCGCCTGTTCGAGGAGGCGCAGGAAGTCCGCGACCCGGCGGCCGACGGGGAAGATGGCGTACGCGACGAGCTGGCCGGGACCGTGGTACGTGACGTCCCCGCCGCGTTCGACGTCCAGCACCTCGATGCCCTGCTGCCGCAGGTAGTCGCGGGTGACGATGATGTTGGTGCCCTCGCGCGCCTTGCGGCCCAGCGTGAGGACGGGTGGGTGTTCCACGAGCAGGAGGGTGGGCGGGGCGTCCCCGGCGGCCACCTGCGCGTGCAGGGTTTTCTGGAGGTCCCAGGCGTCCCGGTACGGCGTCACGCCGAGGTCCCGGACGGCGAAGGGGGAGGCGGTCATGCGGCGATTGTACGTCCGCGTGGGGGCCTTTTAACGTGCCCTGGGCGGGAGTCTGCGCCGTATTGACCACGCCGCGTGGTGAATCCTGCGCCCCGCGCTGGTCGAGCCCGTCCGTACGGCCCGGACGCCCCGCTGGGGCGCTGCGCCATCTGGCTCAGGGCAGGCTCGGGGGCCGGGCCGTAGGGTGGGGCATGGACCTGGTGCCCCCCGACGAACAGTTCAAGACGAGCTTCCTGGACGCCGTGCGCGAGGCGCAGGCCACCGGCAGCGGCCTGGGCGACACCCTCAGCTTCGACGTGGCCGACATGGACCGCGACTTCCCGGCCTTCCTGGCGCACCTGCGCCGCTTCGAACCCGGTCACGCCCTCCCCGAGGGCTTCGTGCACTCCGAGTACCTGTGGCTGGTGGACGGCGACACGTACCTGGGCCGCGCCAGCATCCGCCACACCCTGAACCCTCGCCTGCGTGAGTTCGGCGGTCACATCGGCTACGAGGTCCGCCCCGCCGCCCGCCGCCAGGGGCACGCCACCCGCATCCTCGCCGGATCGCTGCGCCGCGCCCGGCAACTGGGCATCGAGTCGGCCCTCGTGACCTGCGACGCGGACAACACCGGCTCGCGCCGCACCATCGAGAAATGCGGCGGCGTGCTGGAAGGGCAGTTCGTGGTGCCCGACCACCCCAAACCCATCCTGCGCTTCTGGGTGCCCACCGCCCCAGCCTGATACGGGATGGAAGTGACTCGCCTCCAACGCGACCGCGTTCCGTTGTCCCCTCTCCCCCTGTGGGAGAGGGAGGGACTCGCAGAGCTGCGCAGCTGAGGAGCGAAGCGACGGAAGGGTGAGGGGGCCACCGAGCGACTCCAAATGACGTGGAATCACTTGACTCGCCGCCTGAATGCCGGAGGGGGACCGCCTGCCATCACGCAGCGGTCCCCCTCCGGTCTGGGGCGGTCAGGCTTCGCGCAGTTCGGTCGCCTTCCCGTCCATGTGCCGGGCGAGGTCCTCCAGCGCGTCGGCCTGCGCGGCGGGCGCGTCGCCGGTGTCTGCCAGTTGCTCGGCGACCGCCTCGCCGATGCGGGTCAGGGCGCTCAGCTGCTGCGGGGAATCCTCCAGGTTGCCCAGCCGGTGCACCAGCTGCTCGCCCGCCTCGCCCAGCACCTGCGCTTCCTCGCTGGCGCTGAGGATCTGCAGTCCGGCAACCTGTCCGTGGAAGGCCTCGCTGACGCGCTGCAGTTCCCCCAGCTGTTCCAGGGTGGTCGTCTGCGCGCGGGCCGCCTGGAGGATCAGGTCCAGGGTGTCCACCTGCTGCCGGACGCGGCGGCGAAGGGCGTCCAGTTGCGCGGCACTCACGTCGCTGACCGGCAGGCGGGTCACCTCGTCGAGCGCCTCGGTGACCAGGGCGTCCAGGGTCTGCGCGGCGGACACCTGCGCCTCGCCGCTGTCCAGGATGCGTTGCAGCGCGCCGATGTGCTCCTGACGGCCCGGCTCGTCGCTCAGGGGCAGGTCCCGCAGCTGCGCGGAGGTCAGGTGCAGCACGTCGCGCAGCGCGTCGGTGGCGGCCAGTCCCTCGCGGCCCGCCTGGATGATCGCGTTCAGGGCGGCGTTCTGTGCCCACCCGGCCGCGCCGACGTGCTGGCGCGCGCGGACCTCGGCGACGCGGCGGCGCTGCGCGAGGGAGGCCTCCTGCACCTGGGCAAGTTGCGGGGAGCTGCCTTCGTGACCGGTCATGAGGAGTAGGATCGGGGTTTCTGTCCCGCATGAAGGTGAGGTAAAGACGATTCGTGGCGCCGGTCACCCGCCACTGCCGCACTTGCCGCGAGCAGGGCCGCCCCGTATACTCCTAAAGTTCGGTCGTCTGCCCAGGCGACCAGTTCATCAGGAGCACGAACGTCTCTGCCCGCAGACAGCGGGACGGTGGGACGGTCCGCTGCCCGAAGGAGCAAACCATGCAGCACGCAATCAAAGTGAACCGTGGCGCCATCCTGCGCGCCGTCGAGCAGCCCCACCTGAAGGCCGACCTGCCCGAATTCCGCCCCGGCGATACCGTCCGCGTGGAAACGAAGGTCGTCGAAGGCAACCGCACCCGCAACCAGGCCTTCGAAGGCGTCGTCATCGCCATCAACGGCGCGGGCAGCCGCAAGAGCTTCACCGTCCGCAAGATCAGCTTCGGTGAAGGCGTGGAGCGCGTGTTCCCCTTCAACAGCCCCCTGGTCGCCAAGATCGCCGTGCTGGAGCGCGGCAAGGTCCGCCGCGCCAAGCTGTACTACCTGCGCGAACTGCGCGGCAAGGCTGCCCGCATCAAGAGCGACCGCAGCCGCGTGATGAAGGACGCCGCCGCGAAGGCCGCCGCCAAGAGCGCGGAGTAAACCCCCACGCCAGCGCGCCGCCCCCAGTCCCGGGGCGGCGCGCTCCTGTATACGCACTCCTTTTTAACAGACGCCTCCCGCCCGACCCGCTACCCTGGGGGCGTGACCCCCACCGCGCTGCTCGCCCTGGACCTCGACGGCACCCTGCTCGACGCCGCCGGGCAGCCCGCGCCGGGACTGATCTCCGAACTGCTCGGTTGGTCCGAGGCGGGCGCGCACGTGGCGGTCATCACGGCGCGGGGCGGTAAGACCCCGCTGATCAACGGGTGGCCGCTGCACTCCGTGTCCCGCTGCTACGGCGCGTGGCTGCAGACCGCCGACACCGTCCGCTGGAGCCGCACGCTGCCGCCCGCCACCCTGCAGATGGCGATGGCCCGGCTGAACCGCTGGGAGCTGAACACATCCGGGGGCGGGACGATCCTCGTGACCGAGGACCCCCGTGACCTGCTGCGCAGCAGCGATCCCAGTTTTGCCGCGCAGTGGCGCGAGGCGCGAGGCGTCCTGAAACTCGCGCACGGGCAGCCCGACGCCGCCCGCCTGGACGAGGTGCAGGCGCAGTGGTCGCTGCTGCCGGGCGTGAAGGTCATCCGTGAGCGGCGCGACCGCCTCGCGCTGGTCCGCGCGGACGCCTGCAAGGGCTCGGCAGTGCAGGCGCTCGCCGCGCAGCTGGGCGTGCCGCGCGGGCGGATCATCGTGGCGGGGGACGGCTCGGCGGACGCCGCGATGCTGCCGCACGCCGGGACGTTCATCCGGGTCGGGAACCACCCGGCGCTGGCGGGCGCCACGCACCACGTCCCTGCCCCGCAGGACCTGCCGGGGCTGCTGGGCGCCCTGCGGGCAGAGCGTCTGTTCACGCTTCAGGGGCAGCGCGGCACCTGAGCCTCGCGGCGGCGCGGGTGCCGTTTACAGTGACGCACGCGGCCTGACCCCTGTTCCACGTCAGGGAACGGCGGGTGGCCGCGCCGGAGGTGAAGCTGTGCAGAGGCAACCCGGACGTGAGCAACCCGGACGTGCGCGCGGCCCGCAGGACCGCCGGGACGGAAGCGGACCTTATACGGATTCCGTTTGTTTCGTTCACAACCCGGCAGGGCACCGGGTTGCCAACTCCACGCCCGGAACCCGTTTCGCTCCTGCTCGCTCTGCTCGGGTTGAAAGTTTTTGCAAACCTTTCAACCGGAGTCCGTATGACCCGGTGAGCGCTTGACCCCCGCCCCGGTGACCGGCCGCGCCGCGCCGCTGTGGGCGGCGGCTGCGGGGCTGCGCCGCACGGGGTTCCTGCCGCCCCGCGCGCCACTGCTGACCCTGCCGGGTCCGTTCGGTGCGCTGGCGGACCTGATTCCCGCGCTGGCCGACGCGTACGCTGCAACCGGCGTGCGCTCCATGATCCGCGAGGCCGCGCACACCTGGCCTGCCGACCTGACCCGGCAGGCCGACGCCCTGAGTCCGGACGAGCGGGACGCGCTGCTGTCGGTCACGGCGATCCTGATGCACCTGTACCGTTGGGACGCCGTGCCCGTCCACCTGGACCGCTTCCACGAGGTGCCGGACTTTCCCGGCGCGCTGGCGGGCCTGTTCCGGCACCTGAGCGCCGCGCGGGGCCTGCCGCCCTGCGGGGCGCTGTACACCCTGAAATACCTCAACTGGCGCAGCCCGGACGCCGCGCCCGGCGCCCCGTTCGACGCGGCGACCCTGCACGCCGGGAACGTCCGCATCGCGCGGTCCTGGCAGTCGGGCGAGGCGGGCGAGCAACTGGACCTGTGGATCCAGACCTTCGTGCTGGCCGAGGCGCGCGGGCAGGCCGTCCTGGTGGCCGGACTGGACGCCGTGCAGGCCGCGCACGAGCACGACCGGGACGCGCTGTCGGGCGCGCTGGAGGCCCTGCACCACGCGATCCGCGCCGTGGCCCGCGAGATCAACGTCTTCACGCGCTTCCACGTGATCCGCACGGACCTGTGGCGCGTGCTGACCCAGCCCACCTTCGGGTGGGGCCTGACCGAACACGGCACGCTGCTCGAGGGCGCCAGCGGGCTGCACCTGGGCGCCACGCAGTTCGCGGACCTGACGCTGGGCGTGCCGTTCAGCGGCCCGCTGGGCGCGGCGCTCCTCGCGTCCCGCGCGTACCTGCCGCCCGGGCAGCGCGCCCTGCTGAGCGCCTGGGACGCCCATCACGGCGACGTGCGCGCCGCCGTGCAGGCCTGGGGGGACAGCCGCGCGCGCGACCTGTACGGCGCCTGCCTGCAGGACATGGAACGCTGGCGCGTCAGCCACCGCGAGCGCGGCGCGGCGTACCTGCGCGGCGACGGCCGCCCGCACGTGATGGCCTCCACCGGCACGCAGTTCGAGGCGGGCGTGCCGCACGATCAGGCCTTCCGTGACCTGATGACCACCCGCGTGGACGACACCCGCTCCCGGCGCCTCGGCCCGGACGGCGACTGACCCCGACGGCGTCCGGGCCGACGACGAAGAGGTCGGCCTGCGGGTGTTCCCCACGGGCCGACCTCTCCCGGCACAGTCAGTTGCTGTTGCCGCTGCCGTCCGGGGAGGGCGCGATCAGGGGGGACGGGGTGGCGTCCGTGGCGGGGGCCTCGCCCTGGCCCAGCAGGGCGCGCAGTTCCTCGATCACGGCGCGTTCCCTGTCGTTCACCTGCTCGCCGCCGATCCCGAGGAAGCCGCCTTCCTTCGCGGCGCCCGCGGTGCGTTCGGCCACGTTGATCAGCATGGCGCGGTAAGCGGCGGCGTCCTCGGGGCTGGCCTTGGCGGACACGAGCCACGCGGCCTGACGCACGCCTTCCAGGCTCTGCGCGCGGGCCTCGTCCATGTTCCGGGCGCGTTCCTGGTGCGGCATGGCCTGCGGGTCGGGCGCGGTGCCCAGCAGGTCGGCGGCCATGGCTTCCAGCAGCGGCGTGCGGCTCTGCGCGCTGACGCTCTCGCGTACTGCCTGTCCGATGGCCTGCGCCTCGGCGACCAGTCCGGTCAGGCCGCTGGGGCTGGCGGCGACGACCGCCGCGCCGGCCCGGCCGGGACCGGTCATGACCTTGAACCACTCGTCTGCCGTGAAGTTGTCCTTGATGCTCATGCCTCCAGGGTACGGGCCGGGCGGCGGGGCGGTGTTCGGCGTTCATTCACGCTTGGGCAGGGCGCTCAGGTCGAAGCGGACCTGCTCGGTGTCCTCCCGGACGCTGACCGGGTCGGCCTCCAGCCCGTGCGAGCCGAACATGCCCCCGGCTGCGCCGCTGGCCCCCAGCGGATCATGGGTGCGCTCGTCCGGGGGGATCAGGGGTTTCATGCGCAGGGCCAGCACGATCAGGACGACGGGCAGCACGATGAAGATCAGGAACGCGATCATGGGGGCCTCCGGCGCGCGTCGGGGTGGGGGAGGGGCGCCCGAGCATCCTGGCACGTT
This region of Deinococcus sp. JMULE3 genomic DNA includes:
- the dgt gene encoding dGTP triphosphohydrolase encodes the protein MFTRPDLEAREAATLAPTATLSRDHGGREHAEAESETRTAFQKDRDRVLHTTAFRRLEAKTQVFLSAAGDHYRTRLTHTLEVQQVARSVALSLGLNETLAETIALAHDLGHPPFGHAGERVLNQLLADEGGFNHNLQARRIVTLLEHPKSEYPGLNLTRDTLDGLNKHHRAGLGQPSLEAQVVDAADALAYTAHDLDDGLRSGLITPHQLNELPLWTELTRRAGLHGHDLSEQGRRTLHRQLLGWLIRDLTHASHASITASGVTTPAEVRAWPTRLITYSPDMRDLLRDAGTFLRENLYRHWRVEMQVEQATQVLHGLYHALMNRPSMLPPTYRALAASEGQPRATCDYLSGMTDRYALDTHAGITPGGTPALWPR
- a CDS encoding GNAT family N-acetyltransferase, yielding MDLVPPDEQFKTSFLDAVREAQATGSGLGDTLSFDVADMDRDFPAFLAHLRRFEPGHALPEGFVHSEYLWLVDGDTYLGRASIRHTLNPRLREFGGHIGYEVRPAARRQGHATRILAGSLRRARQLGIESALVTCDADNTGSRRTIEKCGGVLEGQFVVPDHPKPILRFWVPTAPA
- the lipA gene encoding lipoyl synthase, translating into MTHETKEPKFIKNGIYRKDSVPVRDKKPEWLKVTIPTGQVFTEVRKIVKEHRLHTVCEEAMCPNIGECWSRGTATFMLMGHICTRACRFCAVDTGNPMGKLDLDEPQGVAESVRLMGLKYVVLTSVDRDDLPDGGAYHFAKTVQAIKKLNPETRVEALTPDFGGNTHCVDLVLDSGVDTYAQNLETVRRLTHPVRDIRADYDQTLKVLAHAKQARPDVITKTSIMLGLGETREELRETMRDCRDAGVDVLTFGQYLRPTMHHLPVERYVSPAEFDEIREEAMSLGFLEVVSGPLVRSSYKAEQIVMDRPGNLPEHLAHLGEGSELSLI
- the rplS gene encoding 50S ribosomal protein L19 yields the protein MQHAIKVNRGAILRAVEQPHLKADLPEFRPGDTVRVETKVVEGNRTRNQAFEGVVIAINGAGSRKSFTVRKISFGEGVERVFPFNSPLVAKIAVLERGKVRRAKLYYLRELRGKAARIKSDRSRVMKDAAAKAAAKSAE
- the lipB gene encoding lipoyl(octanoyl) transferase LipB — its product is MTASPFAVRDLGVTPYRDAWDLQKTLHAQVAAGDAPPTLLLVEHPPVLTLGRKAREGTNIIVTRDYLRQQGIEVLDVERGGDVTYHGPGQLVAYAIFPVGRRVADFLRLLEQATITALHDLGLEDARPNPGYAGVYVTERDVNGLTYDQKIASFGVAVQRHVALHGLALNVNANLQHFDLIVPCGLTQTHMTSVQREYDLRGLHRTASMTEAKDALTRAFHTTFAQYDWTLPTPAAAGS
- a CDS encoding NUDIX domain-containing protein, encoding MTGETTGETRVVYDGRIVRLELLDGRWEVVRHADAVAVLALNDAGEMLLVRQERRAVGAFTVEAPAGLIDPGETPEQAARRELQEEAGLDGDVTLFTRFYASPGFCDEFLYVFEATNLRESKLPHDEDEEGIEVLWLPPAQVLAGLRDGTLIGSASTVAAALHAAQLLALRGAGA
- a CDS encoding CBS domain-containing protein, giving the protein MTTPLLVKDAMHPRAVTLSTHSTLTDAVVTMQELRVKRLPVVQDGRVVGIVTDGEVCRALPTLTEGLTPWAFADRVGRVRARDIMRRPVLTVTPDAALTAALRMMLDRRVGGLPVVDEDGELRGMLTLTDVLRAEGRAARLHWGAVDQHMTRDVVTVTPGTPASEAAATLKVTRLHVLPVVQGTQLRGVLHEKDLLAAVDRAGATHGPTVLADQFFLGDLMTADLMRPPTGYVTESVPMRDALTRMLDLDVHGLPVITQDGDLLGVVTISDVIRTVLGESVGAGSVTA
- a CDS encoding HAD hydrolase family protein; this translates as MTPTALLALDLDGTLLDAAGQPAPGLISELLGWSEAGAHVAVITARGGKTPLINGWPLHSVSRCYGAWLQTADTVRWSRTLPPATLQMAMARLNRWELNTSGGGTILVTEDPRDLLRSSDPSFAAQWREARGVLKLAHGQPDAARLDEVQAQWSLLPGVKVIRERRDRLALVRADACKGSAVQALAAQLGVPRGRIIVAGDGSADAAMLPHAGTFIRVGNHPALAGATHHVPAPQDLPGLLGALRAERLFTLQGQRGT